One Hevea brasiliensis isolate MT/VB/25A 57/8 chromosome 6, ASM3005281v1, whole genome shotgun sequence genomic window, CCAAAGCCACCACGGCCAAGCTCATTCTCCGGGCAAAAATACTTTGTCACGTTTGGAAGAACTTGAATTGATATGACCATATTTCCTGCTTCGATGACATCGGACTCACCGATGCCACTACTATTTCTGCTTGCAGAACCACTCCCTGTTAATGTTGAAGTGCTTCCGTTGGTGTTCATGGCAACAACAGTCTTAACCATGTTATCTGAATCAGATGGATCTCTTCGGTGAATGACTAGGGAACTTGGAGCCTGGAACGTGTCTTTTCTCTTCTTACGATAGTAAGTGGATAAAGGAATGATCAAAATAGCAACAAATGCAGCACTTGCAAGAGGAGATACAATTGCAACAAGGGGTGTACATAGAGTAGGTTTGGGACCGGTTTTATATTGCTAATGTGGACTCCTTTTCTATTGATACTCTATCTATAGAATTGAGTTGTTTGATGACCAAGAACTTGAATCAAGTGAAAATCGGCGAACAAATATGATTTATCCAATTATAACCATTGCTTCTGTTACTTGCCCACTAAAATCGCAACCACTCCTTGCATCGCTTTCGCCACCTCAGCCATCACTGCTACTTATTCTTAGGAAACGACTAGGTAGCATCCCATTATTTTGTAACTACTTCCGTAATCCACGTAACCACCTTAATTGCCTCtctttaagaataattattataatatgccTTATGTTTTTCATTAGTTTGAATTATAGAtcgaattattttaattaaataatttaattttatattttaaacttattaattaatttaagttcAAAATAATAAAACTAAATTATGGTGTAAATAATCTTACATTACAACATGCAATTATCTTTAGAACTAACTTGAGCTATGATATTGCTAAACTTACCTTAAAATAATGTTCATCGAATTTCCACTAGCCATTATTAAATCTaacatttattataattaaatttaatatatatattaaatcagCCAACCCTGTTGTTGTAAACGTGGATCTGAGGAACCGGAGCAAAAGTCGTTGGCAGAGAAAGAATAATAGGGAATTTTAGAGAACAAGAAAAAGTTTTTATTAAGGGCGTGTTTGGTTTGGATTCGGCTGATAGTCgatagacacccaaacaggtaaattgtggtgtttgataagcttaaaaaagtagagctgatagctgatgggcaactgatatgatatCCATCAGCTGCGGTTTGTattagctctatttttagagctgtttctcatcagccgatagctgatctggttttattttttattttgaccatattatccttttttatttaacttgaaaattaatattattaatatttttatttttttatttataattttaatattttaattaatgtatttcaactttgttaaaatattttttattaataacataaaatataaaatatttatttatatccaaaaacttaacattaattataaaattttctattaacaataataattattttattatcttatctatatttttaaaattatttaattatcttaaaaaaataattattttcttagttcaataataaaataaatgatataatataaaagattaataattatatatttatttaaataatataatatattaatttaataattatatatttaatttaataataaaataaataatataatgtaataaatttataattttatatttatttaaataataaaataaattatataatatatacccttattagtcatttcacatattaacagcaacagctaaatataattttaccaaacaattaatataaaacagctatcattagctatcagttatcagctaacagctataagttgtattcaacagttaatccaaacagAAAGTTTCTTATCACCGATGATATGatatggttttattttttatttgattttgttatccttttttatttaacttgaaaattaatattattaatatttttatttttttatttataattttaatattttaattaatatatttcaactttgttaaaatatttttcattaataacataaaatataaaatatttatttatatccaaaaacttaaaattaattataaatttttctagtaacaataataattattttattatcttatctatatttttaaaattatttaattatcttagaaaaataattattttcttagttcaataataaaataaatgatataatataaaagattaataattatatatttatttaaataatataatatattaatttaataattatatatttaatttaataataaaataaataatataatgtaataaatttataattttatatttatttaaataataaaataaattatataatatatacctttattagttattttatatattaacagtaataattaaatataattttactaaacacttaatataaaacagctTAATCTAAACAAGTCCTAAATATGACGAGTCAAAGGGGGAAGCTCAACAAGCCGAGCTTCCAGCTCTGAGTCTTTTCTTTAACTGAAGCTCAGCTTGACGAAGGCTCAGCCATCCAAGCCCAACTTGCCACTTTCTCCATGCCAAGAAAAGAGACAAAGAAATTCCACCGACAAGAAACTCCACTGCTCTAGTCTCTACACCAGACAGACGTCTCTTATAAACGCCAGTTACAGAGACCCAGGAAAAGAAGAGAATAATGAGATATTACCATGGATCCAGGAGGAGGAGGAGAGTGTCCATACAGTCATTCCCGTCGCGGGTGCCGTTTTCACCGGCTTTGGCTTACTCATGCTTATACTGAGATCTGTTGATCCACCCTCTCACGGCGCCGTTTTTCTTTCGAGTCTCGAGGTAGAAGGAGATGATAGAGGTGGAGTGAGAGGAGGTCTAAATTCAAGCTTTGCCTTACGAAATGGCACCATTTCTGAAGTAAAGGATGTTTATAAACAGAGAAGTGGAGGTTTAAAATCGTGCGCTACGGTTGAAGAAATGGGCGAGAGTTTCAAGGGAGCCGTCTGGAAGGAGAGTCTACGAGTGAGAAGAATCATCCAGGAGCACTTCGCTGTGAACggtactttttttttaaatttttttatttgaattacgtTTTGTTTGGTTACCGAGAAAATGCAAGACTTGGCGAGAGAAAAAGGGGAGAAGGAGACTCAAAATGACgttgttattaattttttattaacagAAATTGAGGAAAAGTGACGAAGTAAATTTCATATATTGTCCAATTGAGTATGAAATGCTTTGTTTTAGCCTTATTTTGGAAATTGTTTTTCATTGTTGAGGATAAAATTGCATCATTGAGATCTTGGTTCGCACTTACTACGTGAAGAGTTGTCATTTGCACCTTGGTGCATTGATTATAAAACCTTTGTCTATCATGTTTTTGTGGTTCATGGAAAGGTTATTCCCTATGGTAAACCTTATGAGAATTGGGACTGACATATTTTTGTTCTGTTTTAGGTGCTTCAAGAATTCAAAATCTTCCTCCAGAGCAGTTCTGCAAACATGGCTTTGTCTTTGGGAAGGCATCAGAGGCAGGTTTTGGCAATGAAATGTACAAGATCTTAAATGCTGCGGCATTAAGTATAATGTTGAACCGGTCCCTGATAATTGGGCAGACCAGGCATATTGGTTCTTTCTCAAGCCTTTCTGTTTTTCATTTGAATTATAATTATAACTTTCAGCAAATACTAGGATTTTGCATTATCTGCTTGCTAGCATCATTTCATACTCTCTGTCACTATTGCCCCTTAGATAAGCCCAAGATGTATTGTGGAGTTCAGAAATGGCGCCCAACAGTAACACCACATGGATAGTGTACCATGACAATGTCTCAATTAAACATTAATTTGAATGATTTAGGAAATTGAAACAGAGCTTGTTACAgtgaaaaaaggaaaaagaaataggAGATTCTTGGTGCCGTGAACATTACCCAGGTACTGTAGCAGCAGAGGGGAAGAAATACTCAAATACTCAAAAATATCATTATAAAAAACTAAGAAATACTTGGGTGATTATAGAGAACTAATACTACACTTACTAGGATTGGGAATCCCAAACTaggaaaattctaaaaaaaaaatactatataTAGTATTAGTATGGTCAAACaaaattgattattaaaattcttaaatagtATCTGAACTTGAACTTACTATATAGAAATGTATAAGCAAAATCtgaatttcataattaaaaatgaaataaaaaatcctaaatcttgtttttcttgaatGCATCATTGACATTGTAGGAAGAAGACATATTTGATATGTCCTCCAAAATTGGTGGTCTCCATGGCACAACAGAGCATGTAATAGTTATAAAATTTGGAGATGTCTGGTTTTTTTATTAGTACTGATTATTGCTTCACTTCTACTTGTCAGGGGCAAATATCCTTTTGGCAATTATATTTCTTATAGCAATCATTCTTTCACATTGAAGAAAGTCAAACACCTGTGGCGAAAAAATGGTTGTGTAAAGAACTATGGAAGGCATCTGGTAATGAGGATTGATGACTTTGAGAAGCCAGCTAAAACATATGTCCTCTGCAGCAATTGGAGAAAGTGGAAGCAACCAATCATATGGTAAAGTGAGAACATTTTTTATATGAGTTATTCTTGTCATCATCACTTATGTTTGACTAATGACTATAGAACTGCAGGTTTCAAAATACAACAGATGCTGTGGCCTGTCAATTTTTCTTGAAGAACGTATACCGTGAAATGAGAGATGCAGCTTCTGATTTATTTGGAAAGCCAGAAGATTTTCAATCTCGGCCTAATGTTTTTGGGGAGTTGATGAAAGTTCTCGTATCCCCTTCAGAAGATGTTGTGGAAGCAGTCAACAGGGTTCTTGGTGGTGGGGCAGATCCTGATGTATCATTGCACATGCGGATGCTTATGAACAGGTATTGTTATTATATTGTTAGCAAGTTCCATACAAGTATCAAGAAGATAATAGTTAATTTTTGCATCTTTTCTCTATTTTTGGGGCTCAAAAGCATTTGAGCCTTTCTGTATAATTTGGGTCTAGTGATCACTGGTAATTGCACGATTCATCCATCAAGTTTGATCATTgttattttttccttttcccattcTTTATGCTTTGTTAGGGCCCTAAATCCTTTAGAAGAGTTAAATATGCTTGATGTGTTGTGGGATAAAAGCAAAGATGGAAAGAAGATGTTAACCTTTTCAtgggcatttaaaaaaaaaaaaagtttcatcTTATATTTCAGGTCAGTGAGAGCCACACAGGCAGCATTGAACTGCATCAAAAAAGCCTTGCGTAATCTACGCCAAACTTCAAGGCCTAGGGTGGTTTTAGTATCAGATACTCCATCTTTTATAAGAAGTATTCTTCCAAACATAAATGGATTTGCAGAGGTAATTTACTTGATGTACAAAATGATGCTGTTAGTAGCAATGATTTGCCCATGCAATGAAAATTATTGTTCATGTTCAACCAAAACCTTAATGCTTTTCtctttaactaaaattttaatgtAATATTAATTGGCAATGCAATAACATTCTCCACTTATGTTGATTGAGTTAATTTTATTCTAGATTCAAAATTAAGTTTGAGTTGATTTCAGATCCAAGATCATGGGATTGCTCATTCTGAATTATGAATGACTTGCTTTTTCCAGGTTCTTTATTTTGATTATAAACATTTCCAAGGAAACATCTCTCAAAGTGTTAACCTATCGCACAGTTTAGATTTTAGAGTGAAGGATTGGGGCCCTGCACCCAGATGGGTTGCATTTGTGGACTTCTTTCTTGCATCACGTGCAAAACATACTGTTGTCTCTGGTGCTCAGAGACGTGTTGGGACTACCTATGCACAATTAATTGCAGCATTGGCGGCAGCAAACCACCTAGGTATTTCATTGATTTCTCCTATTATTTGCTATTCAGATTTTAAATTAATAGTTAAATTGTGGTAAACATAAAACATTGTTTGAAAACTTCAGTTcgattcaaaataaaataacatgCACTAAATAATTGATATTTTCTTGCTTATCTTCCAGTTTTATATGCGAATTTGTTTTATGGAATGCTTCAGTAGCAGCTAatgcattttctttttcttttggcaGGGAAAACTCTACTGGTTCAAGTTTTTCATTCTTGAGCAGCTTCCAAAGTAATTTGTTAACAGGTGGTTTAAAGTTGCAGGTTGGGTGGGGACATGTTTGGAATAGATTTGCTGGTCCTTTGAGTTGTAGGAACCAGCCCAATCAATGTGCTTTCACACCCCTTCTCCCTCCAGCTTGGTGGGATGGTCTTTGGCAATCCCCTATTCCACGGGACATCCGCAGGCTAATGGCATTTGGCATCAAACTATCTGGTTTTGGCACAGTTGACGAGGCTCATCTTCGGTCTTTCTGTAAGTCAAAGAAAAGTACAGTGAAAACTGTTTTGATTATATGAGCATAATTTTCTAGAGTTGCAGCATTTCCATTTGGGAAACAAATGAAAAGGTTTCAGTTGAAAATCGCCCAAGACAGCACAATAGAAACTTATCTGCAGTCAGTTCAAGACTATTGATGTATTAGAGAGAATTAAGTGATGAATAGAAAGTAAAGCaaagaaattttcattttatttctgaAATATTAATCAGCAATTGACTATCCATATTTGATTAATATTCCTGTAACCTAATGTTGTTTGTATTTTTTAGGTAATGATCAATAGAATTCTCAGTTTAGCTTTGTGGCTGTTTGGCTTTGAGGTTTCAAAGGTTAAAAATGTTTTTCAAGGAACAAGTATCATTTTAAAcgtagtaaaaaatttaaaaataattatttagttattttagtgtttttataggtaaaatttatcaaatttaattttaaatcattttttaaatattatctatctaatatatttaaaaaagttcTTTTCATCAAATGGACTTTTAACAATTAATGAGTTTTTCCTATTTATCATGGAAGACTTAAAATAATAAAGCTTTTGGGTGAAAATGTGGTCTTAATCCTAAAGTATTAGAAGTCCATGCTTTGCATGTGATGCTGTAGAGGTTTCTGAAGGAGATTCACAAGTTGCTATTGTTGGGGCATCTTGTAATTAAGAGTTGTGTCCATCATGATGAAATTGACAAAATATATTGATTGATAGGATTTCAAAATCATaacattaaattaattattagaaaaatgtaaaaaataaattatttacaaatctaAGTATGTATctaaaattatgaataaattataACAACCATCATTGAActtatttagttataatattacagtcccttaacttaaaaatgtaatatcaaACTTCATCAACTTTcatattttgcacagtaaaatttcTCTAACCTCTAATTATCGATTTTTCTGTTAGACGCTGACCTGAATAGTTCCATCATGGAGTTTAATCTGTATTTCTCTTATCTTTCTCAAGCCATATGTAGATTGAATTCTTCTCCTCTCtatagatagaataatttttcacgtgcacagagaataattttacactttgcataaaaaGAGGAGAGAAAAATATTGATTAAACATTGTGTGGGAGTTATTAAcaaataaatcaataatggaaagttagagagattttatttactgtacaaaatttaaaagtttaaaaaattttatgttaCATTATAAAATTACAGTACTGTAGTGTTATAACCATATAAGCTTAAAGATagcaattaaaatttatcattgaaataattttaaaaatagtgTTTACTTAATAAAATGTTATTGAGAAAAGATGTTTTATAAAAAGTTTCATAACAAAGAAAACTCCaatttgaagaaaatttttaaacacACGTGTGTCAGAAATTCTACAGAAAAAACTTTATTTAATCTTAAAATCGCCATTTATAATAAAGTTTTTATAACACATTAAGTCAATAGCTTTTTTGTAAAAAATACAGTAAAAAAGTACAGTTAAATACTCTTGAAAATATTACTACCAACGACGCGcatcaataaaataaaaagaattatttaaaagtgtataaattttttttttctatttgtgtgtgttttttttttattcaattattttctttttaataagtttataattaatatatattttaaaattattgaaaaagaaaattattaaataaaagaaTTATCATATATCATGAGGACTCTACCTTTTATGGTAATGGACAAAttgagaaaattttattttaattgtagtGTGTTTCAGATTTTTAAGataaattacaatataagaagAGAAGGAATTCAACAAAATTGAAGCATGTTTTGTTAACAGAGATGGGAGAACTTTTTCCtgctaaaataataatatattatttttattaaaaaattaatttatttttacatattaaagcatttaaatattataaattaaaaaattatatatatatatatatattattaagattACGTATAAAACTTATATttctattttataattttttttaaaaataaatttatattgtataatgatatatttaaatataaaattaaaagaaaaaagaaaagttttCATAAGAAAACTCTTGATATGTTCCGTTGCCATTTCTATCATTACTATTTAAATGATGTATGATTACTTTCTTTAattctttaaattatttttaacacttTCAAGGTAATTAATATATTCACATTAAGCTTGCCAtaaatcttatttttttttactattgTTATTATTATGATTAATTAGTAGTATTCCGAGCTAAAAAATAAACTTATTCtcagaattattttttatttattttgaatggagGAAGAAATTcagtaatttaaatatttaacacCATCcactaactatttaaactttatctAATTAAGCTACCAATAAAGAAGTGACTAAATGGGAATTCTAGTTAATAAATagatttattttgtattttattaatcAAAACTTTAATTTAgccttaattatttaatttctatttgagaataaatctaaaaattaatttCCTAATACcactttttattaaattaaaaaaaagattgATCCAGAAAAAGAAATTCTAAATTTCTAATGATTAATGGAAGGGTTGACGTCATGTACGTACATTAGAAGACAAAACCTAGATTCTAGCCGTATACGGTAGAGTCTTGTTTGGTTGCTAGGAAAACTGGCAGAGAATCTGGACCATATATACATATAAACCCCCTTCCTAAAACTCTCTATTCATCCCTTTTGTCACATATCTATATCTCAATGGATCATCATCATCGTGATCATCTTCATTTCTCCTCTGAAATCATTAGCTATCAACTGCACTCCCTGTGACACCTTATAAAGAATTTTCATTTTCTCCCTCACATTTTCTTTTCCCTTCTACGTTCAATTATCGATGTTCCTTGTTTCTGGAAATGGGTCATTGTCCCTGTTTTGGTTTGTTGAATAGGAAGAGGCTCCAGCGCAACATTAGCGATAAAGAAGCATCTTATGATAAAGAACCATCTTATGGTGAGTTTTCATTCCTTTCATTTTacctataaaatataaattttggtgCATTCTCTCTACGTAAGATGATTTTGATCAAAATTTGGTTTCTTTTTAATGGCTTCATCTTCGTTTTTCAATGGCTTTTGGGGTATTGTTTGGTGCatcttgaagaaaacattttaggTTTTAGTCGCCATTAGTCTCTTTATCCTATGGTTTGGAGTTGCTGATTATAAATGATTATTCTTGTTAGTGTTAAGCATGTATGGCCTATTCTAGTGATCACAATctgtttttaaattatttagatTTTGTTTATGATTGGATAGGCTTCTTTCTGGTATATATGATATGATCGAATGACAGAATGCTTTGTTATTCAGAAACAACCAGCTAAGGAAAAAGAAATGTATATTTGTGTATCAAAATATAAAGCCAGGAACAAGAAATGTACAGTAGCAAGATTTGAGTGAAAACTTTACAAATTTGACACAAACCCTTGCCGATATTTTACTCACAAGACTCCCTTCTCATCAACAATAATTAGCTGGATAGACTATGAACTAGATATTCTTATCACTGAATTATCTGCAATATTCAAAAACCTTGCttcatctctctctttctttcctaaGATTTTTATTACTGTTAGCATAATTTTCATAGAGAAAATTGAGGTGTCTGACCCTGTACTAGATGTTCAGAAATTTGATGGAAATGCTAGATTCAAGAGCAAGTGCAAATGCATCTCCTGATCACAGAATTGTATACAGAAACAAAGAAGTTGTTATTGTTTCCCAACCTATATGATTTTTGTACAAAAAAGATTTGACTCACACTGCAGATAAATGGTGCTTTTACGGAATTCAAATTCTTTTATAGAATTAATTTTTTACATAGTTCACCGCATTGGAATGTGATGTGAAGCTCGGAATCATAAATGTAGGCATAGTTTCCATGACATGGTTTTCATTGTATATTCAATTATAGTTTTACTCTGCCCATAAGAAGTATATTTCGTAGAAATGGATTCAAGCAGAACCTAATTCTCTTCTATTGAGAAATAAATATAGGATCAGGATCAAGATCAAGATCAGGCTCAGCATCAGGAACAGCATCAGCACCTGCATCGCCATCAGGGTCAGGGTCAAGATCAAAAGTTAATGCAGTTTTGAGACAAGAACCGGTTTTGAAATCATTGGGAGTGTTTTCATTgtgagtgttttcacaggttttgaagaactggtttttcccaattatagacggcactttgccgaaatttttataaaatttacggaaactttaaattgattaaaaatttgatatgtggtttaacttcaaataaaagtttttaattcctactaaaaatgctcaccaccttcaaaaagtaagaaaattgttttaaaatcccttataatgtatttaatgggttatcggtaggcaaagttcggTGGAGGCACTGGGCTATGGGACAAAACTATGAGGCTTATGACCAAAGcagacaatttctctagtggtgggagcccgatcattacataAAGTGTGACAGAACTGATTTTGCAACTAGAGTTGAGACTGATGCACACGTAGATATTCCTTCTACTCATGATGGTAGTGCATTTGATCATGGTAATGTTGAGTGTGGAGGCCTTTGGGCTTAGTGAGTCTACTGCTACTGTAGAGCATGAAAGTGAACATGTTACAAAACCTATAGTTGAACCTGTTGTTGAGCATGATAGTGAACAGGTTGTAGAACTTGTAGTTGAACCTACTGTTGAACTTGAGAGTGAACAAATTGCAGAACCTGCAGTTGAGTCTACACAGAAGAAGGAAGATTATCTAAAGGATCAGCAGGAGAGTACTCCACCTAAACTTTCTATAGTTGAAGCTTCTCAGGCTAAGAAGAGTAAGAAAAAAGTTAAGTCTACAGTGTCCAATCCACATCAGACTCTGGCTACTACTCTTCAAAGCCCATCTGATGAGGATGAATCATAGGAGCGTGATTCTCATAATGCTTTTGCTGACCAAGTTTCTCAGCCACCTGCTGCCAAACCATCCAAGAAGAAGATAGTGCCTTCCAAAGCTGTTCGAAGGAGCAAAAGGTTTAATGTTTATAAAATGATATGTTTTTTTAGTTTACTAATATGTTTACTACTGTTGTTGGATGgttttttagtttgctactgtttTTCAGTTTATGCTTACTTGGTTCTTTTTGGATTAAtatctcctgtttcctttttgaatgatgacaaaaagggggagaatggatGTGTGTTTTGTGTGCTTTTGTTTTGTAAAAATGGATGTGtgcttatattttgaaaatggaTGTATACTTATGTTTTAGAAGTGTGTATGCAAACTATTGTGACTTATGTGTGCAAACTATTAAGTTTAATATTTTGCATATTGAAATTGTGGATATCTTATGAATATGTTTTGTAGCATAAATTCAGGGGGAGTTTTGTATAGCtattaatacttttatttttttttaacttgtgtGCATAcatttagtgtaacaccctcactgtagcaattccgcacattctactgttctggtgaccggtgtcggtctgaacagctagaacgtctgaaaaaatatttagactagagtgaggagtcataaataactcaaataagtataaggaaaattaagaaaaaattttagaaataaaatacaaccaagttaaatgagccggtgccctaacgatgggtaacctagtaagaagttgtggttctcacaactaggagccctagaccagggagaaaattcataaaataatttttgggacttcagagaagagtcattgaggtttttatggcattagaatgccaataaaaggcttagaaaaatttttcaatcggtacagacaattttggcccgttaagccaaacggagggcattttgatcatttcgcctttagagacgatttttgaccgacttgtccaattaagtaaataattattatgatctaaaatgtgaataaatattgttaaaaatttaattgaaaatgagtagaaaagaaaatgaaataaaatataaattatagcatcattattgtgtcattaaaagtcctccaccaatcatattgtaacacacaccttataaacaaattaaaaagggataaaatgagttaaaatgaaaaacaacaatctgctgcccttcttcttcaaccagccaaaactctct contains:
- the LOC131180844 gene encoding uncharacterized protein LOC131180844, with amino-acid sequence MLILRSVDPPSHGAVFLSSLEVEGDDRGGVRGGLNSSFALRNGTISEVKDVYKQRSGGLKSCATVEEMGESFKGAVWKESLRVRRIIQEHFAVNGASRIQNLPPEQFCKHGFVFGKASEAGFGNEMYKILNAAALSIMLNRSLIIGQTRGKYPFGNYISYSNHSFTLKKVKHLWRKNGCVKNYGRHLVMRIDDFEKPAKTYVLCSNWRKWKQPIIWFQNTTDAVACQFFLKNVYREMRDAASDLFGKPEDFQSRPNVFGELMKVLVSPSEDVVEAVNRVLGGGADPDVSLHMRMLMNRSVRATQAALNCIKKALRNLRQTSRPRVVLVSDTPSFIRSILPNINGFAEVLYFDYKHFQGNISQSVNLSHSLDFRVKDWGPAPRWVAFVDFFLASRAKHTVVSGAQRRVGTTYAQLIAALAAANHLGISLISPIICYSDFKLIVKLW